A window of Argopecten irradians isolate NY chromosome 1, Ai_NY, whole genome shotgun sequence contains these coding sequences:
- the LOC138306385 gene encoding uncharacterized protein has product MYSSIAASTSWTKNTTDLYSSTAASTFWTQNTTDLYPSTAASTSWTKNTTDLYSSTAASTYWTQNTTDLYSSTAESTSWTKNTTDLYSSTAESTSWTQNTTDLYSSTAASTYWTQNTTDLYSSTAASTSWTKNTTDLYLSTAASTSWTQNTTDLYSSIAPSTSWTQNTTDLYSSIAALTSWTQNTTDLYPSTAASTSWTQNTTDLYSSLAASTSWTQNTTDLYSSLAASTYWTQNTTDLYSSTAASTSWTQNTTDLYSSEAASTSWTQNTTDLYPSKAASTYWTQNTTDLYSSTAAFSWSQEASYTTITGSFETQTAYSSTLLPSKTIPLTMTSLHNLKSTTSLRHTTDYFATVPLNDTHITTTTLTFTSYSKNFTYSSMNPSSEIHSTPMTKQYTTEYSSTVIYDDTSPFTPPVSSTEQTSSFTTAQKTGIASTAAPLETTTQGCLTFSHNNGKSYKKEEESNLTLICEFNTSGNCDTIRWKIRSYESDKNTTKITITHNVTRDRSKSKLVIRQLSLNDKGNISCHLGNGNITFDISVQPLPRLDIFPPSSVVENGNRVDLVCNISNADKINITGWKFSWQRNGSNVTTGISRNTSASSLHFTSSSNGIYQCKLCQKRSPEQCQISRNSSVQVYKTAAAKCGAGTDSGIHWEDTPAGFQLEKKCPESNSGTATRKCDTNGKWENTNMIYCVSKEIEEATKTIKDLEGLPDEEKKEEIGGVLDSIKNVTSESNRPKEKAISSGNLRATNEALTSMVNIINNSSIEMDNTTQKNFVGIIDDMLSVENKNSWTEVDDQSDITSNSVPAAGTLLTTVETFGVSVAKSLLPGESVDLVNTNLVIKIKNTNGSVIDFKPTDSAKGTSIDFNLDSNKIQNGNVTFTAALYKTMGTLLQNSNSTDVTSEVLALSVPGHNTSYLPSGVILTFDLNNLTNENNFTEGNNKRCVFWNNTQGWDSGGCRWKNGSCNCTHLTNFAVIMSPVKASDAYVLRIISFVGCILSVISTVTTVVVYLKLWRYLKSDGSRLLLNLCTALTFAYVLFLAGIDQTQDSVMCTTMAALLHYFFLSTFCLMLAEGIQLLISVTFVFHATSKLKWLLLVGWGLPLVIVGITIGVTYDNEYKAEDYCWLTLSNGVIYSFVGPAVCIIMINVIVIFHVMKAMFSSKLIATKTEKQKIFAGVRSVMVLLPILGITWLFGIISINNDLLAFQYLFAVTNSLQGFFIFLFYCIFNQPVRKALEKKIKRFESRTQSSRTGSKLQMLKTNSSDSITDDEIRLDDFHIPRLRLPPPSMDQRGEDGQQILPSRQYSSSSSWYDNDQYGSRLLKSNPDGKQF; this is encoded by the exons ATGTATTCATCTATAGCGGCATCAACCTCTTGGACTAAAAACACTACAGATCTGTATTCATCTACAGCGGCATCAACCTTTTGGACTCAAAACACTACAGATCTGTATCCATCTACAGCGGCATCTACCTCTTGGACTAAAAACACTACAGATCTGTATTCATCTACAGCGGCATCAACCTATTGGACTCAAAACACTACAGATCTGTATTCATCTACAGCGGAATCTACCTCTTGGACTAAAAACACTACAGATCTGTATTCATCTACAGCGGAATCAACTTCTTGGACTCAAAACACTACAGATCTGTATTCATCTACAGCGGCATCAACTTATTGGACTCAAAACACTACAGATCTGTATTCATCTACAGCGGCATCAACCTCTTGGACTAAAAACACTACAGATCTGTATTTATCTACAGCGGCATCAACCTCTTGGACTCAAAACACTACAGATCTGTATTCATCTATAGCGCCATCAACTTCTTGGACTCAAAACACTACAGATCTGTATTCATCTATAGCGGCATTAACCTCTTGGACTCAAAACACTACAGATCTGTATCCATCTACAGCGGCATCAACCTCTTGGACTCAAAACACTACAGATCTGTATTCATCTTTAGCGGCATCAACCTCTTGGACTCAAAACACTACAGATCTTTATTCATCTTTAGCGGCATCAACCTATTGGACTCAAAACACTACAGATCTGTATTCATCTACAGCGGCATCAACTTCTTGGACTCAAAACACTACAGATTTATACTCATCTGAAGCGGCATCAACCTCTTGGACTCAAAACACTACAGATCTATACCCATCTAAAGCGGCATCAACTTATTGGACTCAAAACACTACAGATCTGTATTCATCTACAGCGGCATTTTCTTGGTCACAAGAAGCTTCATATACAACTATAACAGGATCATTTGAAACACAAACAGCATATTCATCTACATTGCTACCGTCAAAAACTATACCGTTAACAATGACATCTTTACATAATCTAAAGTCAACAACTTCTTTGAGACATACAACAGACTATTTTGCTACTGTGCCTCTAAATGATACACATATAACAACTACTACTCTTACATTTACGTCATACAGTAAAAACTTTACGTACTCATCAATGAACCCTTCATCAGAAATACATTCCACGCCAATGACAAAACAATACACGACTGAATACTCGTCTACCGTAATATACGACGACACCTCTCCATTTACTCCTCCCGTTTCATCAACCGAACAAACATCAAGCTTTACGACAGCCCAGAAAACTGGTATTGCATCGACTGCAGCGCCACTAGAAACGACCACTCAAG ggtgtctgacatttagCCATAACAACGGAAAATCTTATAAAAAGGAAGAAGAAAGCAATTTGACACTGATCTGCGAATTTAACACCAGTGGAAACTGTGACACTATTCGATGGAAAATCCGGAGCTATGAGAGtgacaaaaacacaacaaagaTCACAATCACACACAATGTGACCCGAGACAGATCTAAATCAAAGTTGGTTATTCGGCAGTTATCCCTAAACGACAAAG GAAATATATCCTGTCACCTGGGCAACGGAAACATTACGTTTGATATCAGTGTTCAGCCTCTCCCGAGGTTAGACATCTTCCCTCCATCTTCTGTGGTAGAAAACGGGAATCGTGTGGATCTGGTATGTAATATAAGTAACGCAGATAAAATCAACATCACGGGATGGAAATTCAGCTGGCAGCGAAACGGATCAAATGTCACCACCG GAATCTCCAGAAATACGTCGGCATCGTCATTGCATTTCACGAGCTCATCTAATGGGATTTACCAATGTAAACTATGCCAAAAACGTTCACCTGAACAGTGTCAGATTTCGAGGAACAGTAGTGTACAAGTTTACAAAACAG CGGCTGCCAAGTGTGGTGCTGGTACAGACAGTGGAATTCATTGGGAAGACACTCCTGCTGGTTTTCAACTAGAAAAGAAATGTCCCGAATCGAACTCTG GTACTGCAACACGAAAGTGTGATACAAACGGCAAGTGGGAAAACACAAATATGATTTACTGTGTTAGCAAGGAGATCGAGGAAGCAACAAAAACG ATCAAAGATCTTGAGGGACTTCCCGACGAAGAGAAAAAGGAGGAGATTGGAGGTGTGTTAGACAGTATAAAAAATGTTACTAGTGAAAGCAATAGACCAAAAGAAAAGGCCATTTCATCTGGGAATCTTAGGGCTACAAATGAAGCATTAACATCCATGGTGAACATAATCAACAATAGTTCAATTGAGATGGATAATACTACACAGAAG AACTTCGTTGGGATAATCGATGATATGCTGTCGGTGGAAAACAAAAATTCTTGGACAGAGGTTGATGACCAGAGTGATATA aCAAGCAATTCAGTACCTGCTGCTGGCACTTTACTGACTACAGTGGAGACGTTTGGTGTGTCTGTAGCCAAGAGTCTCCTCCCTGGAGAATCCGTGGATCTCGTCAACACAAACTTAG TTATCAAAATAAAGAACACAAATGGCTCCGTTATCGATTTTAAACCGACTGACTCAGCAAAGGGAACCAGTATAGATTTCAACCTTGATTCGAATAAAATTC AAAACGGTAACGTAACATTTACTGCGGCGCTGTATAAAACTATGGGCACTTTACTTCAAAACAGCAACAG CACTGACGTTACCTCGGAGGTTCTGGCTCTGTCCGTCCCTGGACATAACACTAGTTACCTACCGAGTGGTGTTATTTTAACTTTTGACCTAAATAATCTGACAAACGAG AACAACTTTACAGAAGGCAATAACAAACGATGCGTGTTCTGGAACAA TACACAAGGCTGGGATTCAGGTGGCTGTAGATGGAAGAACGGATCCTGTAATTGTACTCACCTGACGAACTTCGCGGTCATCATGAGTCCTGTTAAGGCTTCG GACGCCTATGTACTCCGGATAATTAGTTTTGTGGGATGTATCCTTTCCGTCATATCCACTGTAACAACAGTTGTGGTGTACCTCAAGTTATGGAG GTATCTGAAAAGTGATGGAAGTCGTTTACTTCTCAATCTGTGCACAGCACTGACCTTTGCTTATGTGTTATTTCTGGCGGGAATCGACCAAACACAGGACAGT GTCATGTGCACGACTATGGCTGCATTACTTCATTACTTTTTCCTATCGACATTTTGTTTGATGCTTGCTGAGGGAATTCAACTTCTGATATCCGTAACGTTTGTTTTCCACGCTACATCGAAACTAAAATGGCTGCTACTTGTTGGTTGGG GTTTGCCGCTGGTGATTGTAGGAATAACGATCGGTGTGACGTATGACAACGAGTATAAAGCTGAAGACTA CTGTTGGCTTACACTGTCCAATGGTGTGATATACTCTTTTGTCGGGCCTGCTGTCTGCATCATCATG ATTAATGTCATTGTCATTTTTCACGTAATGAAGGCAATGTTTTCATCAAAGCTCATTGCGACGAAAACAGAAAAACAGAAAATCTT TGCGGGGGTCAGAAGTGTGATGGTACTTCTGCCCATTTTAGGAATCACGTGGCTGTTTGGAATCATCTCTATCAACAACGACCTACTCGCCTTCCAGTACCTGTTTGCTGTTACTAATTCATTACAG ggatttttcatatttctgttttactgtattttcaATCAGCCG GTCCGAAAAGCATTAGAGAAAAAGATTAAACGGTTTGAATCAAGGACCCAATCATCTAGGACTGGAAGTAAATTACAG ATGCTGAAAACGAATTCCAGTGATAGCA TTACAGATGACGAAATAAGACTTGATGATTTCCATATCCCGAGATTACGGCTTCCTCCCCCATCAATGGATCAGCGTGGTGAAGATGGACAGCAA ATTTTACCGTCTAGACAGTATTCGTCATCATCATCCTGGTATGATAACGACCAGTATGGTTCCCGTTTATTGAAAAGTAATCCGGACGGAAAACAGTtttga